From Flavobacterium sp. 102, a single genomic window includes:
- a CDS encoding reprolysin-like metallopeptidase has product MKKHYLLVILVFSIGQVYAQSNSPWQLLSSDKTVASEKVREIQYSENQKLLQFNSVEFKQLLANVKDIATGLPGVEISIPNISGKLEKFMVWESSNFAPELQANFPEIRAYVGKGITDPAATLNFSFAPSGIQTMIFRAGLGSEFIEPYTKDRSVYVVFDSKTRTPGQLPFVCSTDDVALTNNLQRNGNVVMANNQSYKTMRLALSCTGEYAAYHGGTVAGALAAMNATMTRCNGVFERDLAVKLIIIANNSNVVFTNATTDPYSAASGMNNWNAQLQATLNNVTYVGAANYDIGHLFGATGGGGSAGCIGCVCVDASKGSGYTSPADGVPMGDTFDIDYVAHEMGHQMGANHTFAHGGINFNENNAVNVEPGSGSTVMAYAGIGGSGTDMQANSDDYFTYRSILQIQNNLAGKTCPVSTSIVATNPRPTVAVSGTSYTIPVGTAFKLTGSGTGTVGEILTYTWEQNNDATIIGAVPSLPSPTKTDGPNFRSVVPSVDSFRYMPAFSDVLNGNLVNPWETVSTVPRSLAFTLTVRDNVLGGGQTNTAQTTVNVVDISGAFEFTNPSTPTSWPLGSTQTITWNVAGTTANGMNTANVNILLTTDNGATFTTLVANTPNDGSEAITMPSVPALNSKLLIESVGNIFYAVSNNISLGYDCNVGNEAPGAAIADGLGANNPGAASVRTINFPNSVTIDNMKASFSTGHTWIGDLVVKLKHPDGTEINLWNRTCNNPQRTGMSVIFVDGSPAPVCASPTTGTYSPAQALAAFNGKPSNGVWTLTVQDFYNGDTGSITSWGIDFGCTLGNEQFDIADLTVYPNPNNGNFTVQFDNPTSEETKIDVYDMRGRKIFENTYTNQGMFNESIQLNNTQSGIYLLNVTDGNRKVVKRIAVE; this is encoded by the coding sequence ATGAAAAAACATTATTTATTAGTCATTTTGGTTTTCTCAATAGGCCAGGTTTATGCTCAAAGCAATTCGCCTTGGCAGCTACTAAGCAGCGACAAAACAGTTGCTTCTGAAAAGGTAAGAGAAATCCAGTACTCTGAAAACCAAAAATTACTACAATTCAATTCAGTTGAATTCAAACAATTATTAGCAAACGTTAAGGATATAGCTACAGGACTTCCTGGAGTAGAAATTTCAATTCCAAATATCAGCGGAAAACTAGAAAAGTTTATGGTTTGGGAATCCTCAAACTTTGCGCCGGAATTACAAGCTAATTTTCCTGAAATCAGAGCTTATGTTGGAAAAGGAATTACCGATCCTGCTGCTACTTTAAATTTTAGTTTTGCGCCTTCAGGCATTCAAACAATGATATTCAGAGCAGGTTTAGGTTCTGAATTTATTGAGCCTTACACCAAAGACAGATCAGTTTATGTTGTTTTTGACTCAAAAACAAGAACGCCTGGTCAATTGCCTTTTGTATGTTCTACAGATGACGTAGCGTTGACTAATAACTTGCAAAGAAATGGTAATGTAGTTATGGCAAACAATCAGTCTTATAAAACCATGCGTTTGGCTTTATCTTGTACAGGGGAATATGCGGCTTATCACGGAGGTACTGTTGCCGGAGCTTTAGCGGCTATGAATGCTACAATGACTCGTTGTAACGGTGTTTTTGAAAGAGATTTAGCGGTTAAATTAATTATTATTGCTAATAACTCCAATGTTGTATTTACTAACGCTACCACTGACCCATACTCAGCTGCCTCAGGAATGAATAACTGGAATGCTCAGTTACAAGCAACATTAAACAATGTAACTTATGTAGGTGCTGCTAATTATGATATTGGTCATTTGTTTGGCGCAACAGGAGGCGGTGGAAGTGCCGGTTGTATAGGTTGTGTTTGTGTTGATGCTAGTAAAGGAAGCGGGTATACTTCACCTGCTGATGGAGTTCCAATGGGAGATACTTTTGATATTGATTATGTAGCTCACGAAATGGGACACCAAATGGGAGCTAACCATACCTTCGCTCATGGCGGAATCAACTTTAATGAAAACAATGCGGTAAATGTTGAGCCGGGTAGTGGTTCTACTGTGATGGCTTATGCCGGAATTGGAGGAAGTGGAACAGATATGCAAGCCAATTCAGACGATTATTTTACTTATAGAAGTATTCTTCAAATACAAAATAATTTAGCGGGTAAGACTTGTCCGGTAAGTACCAGTATTGTTGCAACAAACCCTAGACCTACAGTAGCTGTGTCAGGTACCAGTTATACAATTCCGGTGGGAACTGCTTTTAAATTAACTGGATCAGGAACAGGAACTGTTGGGGAAATACTAACTTATACTTGGGAGCAAAACAATGATGCCACAATAATAGGTGCCGTACCTTCATTACCTTCTCCTACCAAAACAGACGGACCTAATTTCAGATCTGTTGTGCCAAGTGTTGATTCGTTTCGTTATATGCCAGCTTTTTCTGATGTGTTAAACGGTAATTTAGTCAATCCATGGGAAACGGTTTCAACGGTACCAAGATCATTAGCATTTACCTTAACTGTTAGAGATAACGTTCTTGGCGGTGGACAAACAAATACAGCACAAACCACAGTTAATGTAGTTGACATTAGTGGAGCCTTTGAATTCACAAATCCAAGTACACCAACTTCATGGCCATTAGGATCAACGCAAACCATTACTTGGAATGTAGCCGGTACAACTGCAAACGGTATGAACACTGCAAACGTTAATATCTTATTGACAACAGACAATGGCGCTACATTCACAACCTTAGTAGCAAATACTCCAAATGATGGTTCAGAAGCTATAACAATGCCTTCTGTTCCGGCATTAAACAGTAAATTATTAATTGAATCTGTTGGTAATATATTTTATGCCGTATCTAATAATATTTCTTTAGGATATGATTGTAATGTAGGTAATGAAGCTCCGGGTGCAGCAATAGCTGACGGATTAGGAGCTAATAACCCTGGTGCCGCATCAGTTCGTACTATCAATTTTCCAAATAGTGTTACAATTGACAATATGAAGGCTTCTTTCAGTACAGGTCATACTTGGATTGGGGATTTAGTAGTTAAACTGAAACACCCTGACGGTACAGAAATTAACCTATGGAACAGAACCTGTAACAATCCACAAAGAACAGGAATGAGTGTTATTTTTGTTGATGGTTCTCCTGCGCCGGTTTGTGCCAGCCCAACAACAGGAACATATAGTCCAGCTCAAGCTTTAGCCGCTTTTAACGGAAAGCCATCTAACGGAGTTTGGACGTTGACCGTTCAGGATTTTTATAATGGTGATACGGGTTCCATTACCTCTTGGGGAATTGATTTTGGATGTACATTGGGTAATGAACAATTTGATATTGCTGATTTAACAGTATATCCAAATCCAAACAACGGAAACTTTACCGTTCAATTTGACAACCCAACTTCAGAGGAAACAAAGATTGATGTTTATGATATGAGAGGTAGAAAAATATTCGAAAATACTTATACGAACCAAGGTATGTTTAACGAAAGCATTCAGTTGAATAATACCCAATCAGGTATTTACTTATTGAACGTTACTGATGGTAACAGAAAAGTAGTAAAAAGAATAGCTGTTGAATAA
- a CDS encoding zinc-dependent metalloprotease codes for MKLKFSLLLLALVQIGFAQQRTCGMQQYMQQIMNDPAAKQLYLQQQAKFEVELQKQSSLNRNSNAVNNVQAIRIPVAVHYPSAGTATEAVKTCLRALAQNQINILNADYNAANADIINFTEGDTDFYPGISIGNLGVQFELATENHPAGTGLNNGDLAITFGTDFLSGADSDATWAGYMNLVVRNEGSSILGYSPLGGSPGSGQTVVINRFCFGSGAGCTGYVPAAPFNLGRTLTHELGHFFNLNHTFNNGTCSTNTNCNTQGDRVCDTPEVAEESYGCLTAGEVGSCSFEQLALTMNYMDYVDDACMYMFTLGQENRMRAYYNAIASQFSTTALSNNEVLSSNFKVYPNPSKGSFTIELKELTNSYAVEVYDIAGQIIYDNNFELTSALVQTINLENTSSGIYFINIKSDNGLVITKKIVIE; via the coding sequence ATGAAATTAAAATTCTCCTTGCTGTTGTTGGCTTTAGTTCAAATTGGCTTTGCCCAACAAAGAACCTGTGGAATGCAGCAATACATGCAACAGATTATGAATGATCCTGCTGCTAAACAGTTGTATCTTCAACAACAAGCCAAGTTTGAAGTTGAACTTCAAAAACAGTCCTCACTTAACAGAAATAGTAACGCTGTTAATAATGTTCAAGCGATTAGAATTCCCGTAGCGGTTCATTATCCTTCTGCCGGAACAGCTACTGAAGCGGTGAAAACTTGTTTAAGAGCTTTGGCACAAAACCAAATCAATATTTTAAATGCCGATTACAATGCAGCTAATGCAGACATTATCAATTTTACTGAAGGTGATACCGATTTTTATCCGGGTATTTCTATCGGTAATCTTGGGGTTCAGTTTGAATTGGCTACAGAAAACCATCCGGCAGGAACCGGATTGAATAACGGAGATTTAGCCATAACTTTTGGTACAGATTTCTTAAGCGGTGCTGATTCAGATGCTACTTGGGCAGGTTATATGAACTTAGTGGTGAGAAATGAAGGGAGTTCAATTTTAGGATATTCTCCGCTTGGTGGATCGCCTGGTTCGGGTCAAACAGTTGTGATTAATAGATTTTGTTTTGGTTCTGGTGCCGGTTGTACCGGTTATGTTCCTGCAGCACCTTTTAATTTAGGTAGAACACTAACGCATGAGTTAGGGCATTTCTTTAATTTAAATCATACGTTCAACAATGGTACTTGTAGTACTAATACCAATTGTAATACGCAAGGAGATAGAGTTTGTGATACGCCTGAGGTAGCTGAAGAGTCTTATGGCTGTCTAACCGCTGGTGAGGTTGGAAGTTGTTCATTCGAACAGTTAGCGCTTACAATGAACTACATGGATTATGTGGATGATGCTTGTATGTACATGTTTACTTTAGGACAAGAAAACAGAATGAGAGCTTATTATAATGCTATAGCCAGTCAGTTTTCAACTACTGCTTTATCAAACAATGAAGTTTTATCAAGTAATTTCAAGGTATACCCAAACCCAAGTAAAGGAAGTTTTACTATAGAGTTAAAAGAATTAACCAATAGTTATGCTGTAGAGGTTTATGATATCGCGGGTCAAATTATTTATGACAACAACTTTGAATTGACTTCTGCTTTAGTTCAGACTATTAATTTAGAAAATACCAGTAGCGGCATTTACTTTATCAATATCAAAAGTGATAATGGTTTAGTAATAACCAAGAAAATTGTGATTGAGTAA
- the pth gene encoding aminoacyl-tRNA hydrolase, whose product MKKYLIVGLGNIGAEYVNTRHNIGFKILDYVAQKESLSFETAKLGTITEYNIKGRKLILLKPNTYMNLSGKAVQYWMDKENIAKENVLVITDDLNLPFGTIRIKAKGSDGGHNGLKNIQLILNSSEYPRFRFGISDEFKKGQQVDYVLGEWNEEEKAKLPERFAISKEIIESFVLAGLNNTMNSFNGK is encoded by the coding sequence ATGAAGAAATACCTCATCGTCGGACTAGGAAACATCGGTGCCGAATATGTAAATACACGCCACAATATTGGCTTCAAAATTTTGGATTATGTGGCCCAAAAAGAAAGCTTGTCTTTTGAAACCGCCAAACTAGGAACGATTACTGAATACAATATTAAAGGCAGAAAGCTAATTCTGTTGAAACCCAATACCTATATGAATTTGAGCGGCAAAGCGGTTCAATATTGGATGGACAAAGAAAACATCGCCAAAGAAAACGTCTTGGTCATTACTGATGATTTAAATTTGCCTTTTGGCACCATCAGAATCAAAGCCAAAGGCAGCGATGGTGGTCACAATGGGTTAAAAAACATCCAACTGATTTTAAACTCCTCGGAATATCCGCGTTTTCGTTTTGGAATCAGCGATGAGTTTAAAAAAGGGCAACAAGTAGATTATGTGTTAGGCGAATGGAACGAAGAAGAAAAAGCCAAACTTCCGGAACGATTTGCCATCTCCAAAGAAATCATAGAATCCTTTGTTCTTGCAGGCTTAAACAACACCATGAATAGCTTTAACGGAAAATAA
- a CDS encoding 50S ribosomal protein L25/general stress protein Ctc, whose protein sequence is MKSITIKGQERESVGKKATKALRDAGMVPCVIYGGTTPQHFAAEEKAFKGLVYTPNAHTVVVDLAGKTSNVILQDIQFHPVSDKILHIDFFQLNDSKEITMEVPVKVVGTSPGVLLGGDLRLNTRRLKVKALPKNLPDFVEANISELQMGNKLYVTKLEAKNFKLMHPDNTVVAQVKISRAAMKAAQEAAKAAKAPAKGKKK, encoded by the coding sequence ATGAAATCGATTACGATTAAAGGACAAGAAAGAGAAAGCGTAGGCAAAAAAGCTACTAAAGCCTTACGTGATGCTGGAATGGTCCCTTGCGTTATTTACGGAGGAACTACACCACAGCATTTTGCAGCAGAAGAAAAAGCATTCAAAGGCTTGGTTTACACTCCAAACGCACACACTGTTGTAGTTGATTTGGCTGGAAAAACATCCAATGTTATTCTTCAAGACATTCAGTTTCACCCGGTATCTGACAAAATTTTACACATTGATTTCTTTCAATTAAACGATAGCAAAGAAATCACTATGGAAGTTCCCGTGAAAGTGGTTGGAACATCACCAGGTGTATTGTTAGGTGGTGATTTACGTTTAAACACCAGAAGATTAAAAGTGAAAGCTTTGCCAAAAAATCTTCCTGATTTTGTTGAAGCTAACATCTCTGAATTGCAAATGGGTAACAAATTGTACGTTACTAAATTAGAAGCTAAAAACTTCAAATTGATGCACCCGGATAACACTGTGGTTGCTCAAGTGAAGATTTCACGTGCTGCTATGAAAGCCGCTCAAGAAGCAGCAAAAGCAGCAAAAGCTCCGGCAAAAGGAAAGAAAAAATAA
- a CDS encoding ribose-phosphate pyrophosphokinase: protein MSHLEPEAKIFACSQSVHLAEQIATNYGIPLGKVTFSKYSDGEFQPSFEESIRGLRVFIVCSTFPSADNLMELLLMIDAAKRASARHITPVIPYFGWARQDRKDKPRVPIGAKLVAKLLETAGATRIMTMDLHADQIQGFFEKPVDHLFASTIFLPYVKSLQLENLTIASPDMGGSKRAYAYSKFLESDVVICYKQRKIANVIDTMELIGEVKGRNVILVDDMIDTGGTLAKAADLMMEKGAISVRAICTHAILSGEAYEKIENSKLLELIVTDSIPLKKESNKIKVVSCAPLFAEVMHMVQHNNSISGKFLM from the coding sequence ATGTCGCATTTAGAACCCGAAGCAAAAATATTTGCCTGTTCACAAAGCGTTCATCTGGCCGAACAAATAGCTACTAACTATGGGATTCCGCTGGGGAAAGTTACGTTCTCAAAATATAGTGATGGCGAGTTTCAACCTTCTTTTGAAGAATCAATAAGAGGATTACGCGTTTTTATTGTCTGTTCCACTTTTCCAAGTGCCGACAATTTAATGGAGCTTTTGTTAATGATTGATGCAGCGAAAAGAGCATCAGCACGACACATTACTCCGGTAATACCTTACTTTGGTTGGGCAAGACAAGATCGTAAAGACAAACCAAGAGTTCCGATTGGAGCCAAGTTAGTAGCCAAATTATTGGAAACTGCCGGTGCCACCAGAATCATGACTATGGATTTACATGCTGATCAGATTCAAGGTTTTTTTGAAAAACCGGTGGATCACTTGTTTGCTTCGACTATCTTTTTACCGTATGTAAAGAGTTTGCAATTGGAAAATTTAACGATTGCTTCTCCGGATATGGGCGGTTCCAAAAGAGCTTATGCTTATTCTAAGTTTTTAGAATCAGACGTGGTGATTTGTTATAAGCAAAGAAAAATCGCCAACGTCATTGACACAATGGAATTGATTGGAGAGGTAAAAGGCAGAAATGTGATTTTGGTTGACGATATGATCGACACCGGAGGAACCTTAGCCAAAGCGGCGGATTTGATGATGGAGAAAGGCGCAATTAGCGTAAGAGCTATTTGTACACACGCTATTCTTTCGGGAGAAGCGTATGAAAAAATAGAGAACTCTAAATTATTGGAGTTGATTGTTACCGATTCTATTCCGTTAAAGAAGGAATCAAACAAAATAAAAGTGGTGAGTTGTGCGCCGCTGTTTGCAGAAGTAATGCACATGGTGCAACACAACAATTCCATCAGCGGTAAATTCCTGATGTAA